From Megalobrama amblycephala isolate DHTTF-2021 linkage group LG24, ASM1881202v1, whole genome shotgun sequence, the proteins below share one genomic window:
- the guca1b gene encoding guanylyl cyclase-activating protein 2 has protein sequence MGQRLSEDSDEKEIDVAELQEWYKKFVVECPSGTLFMHEFKSFFGVTENPEAADYIENMFRAFDKNGDNTIDFLEYVAALNLVLRGKLEHKLKWTFKMYDKDGSGCIDKTELKEIVESIYRLKKACHGELDEECNLLTPDQVVDRIFELVDENGDGELSLDEFIDGARRDKWVMKMLQMDVNPGDWINEQRRRSANF, from the exons ATGGGGCAGCGACTCAGTGAGGATTCTGACGAGAAAGAAATTGATGTTGCAGAACTGCAGGAGTGGTATAAAAAGTTTGTGGTGGAATGTCCGAGCGGAACCCTCTTCATGCACGAGTTCAAGAGCTTCTTCGGTGTAACGGAAAACCCGGAAGCGGCAGATTACATAGAAAACATGTTCCGTGCTTTTGATAAAAATGGG GACAACACTATTGATTTTCTGGAATACGTTGCAGCCTTGAATCTAGTGCTGCGAGGAAAGTTGGAGCACAAACTGAAATggacttttaaaatgtatgacaAGGATGGCAGTGGCTGCATCGACAAAACAGAGCTCAAGGAGATTGTGGAG TCAATCTACCGACTAAAGAAAGCCTGCCATGGTGAACTTGATGAAGAGTGTAACCTACTGACCCCAGATCAGGTGGTGGACCGAATATTTGAGCTAGTGGATGAGAATGGAGATG GGGAGTTGTCTCTGGATGAGTTCATTGACGGGGCGCGACGTGACAAGTGGGTCATGAAGATGCTGCAAATGGACGTGAACCCTGGGGACTGGATCAATGAACAGAGACGGCGCAGCGCCAACTTCTGA
- the oard1 gene encoding ADP-ribose glycohydrolase OARD1 isoform X1, translating to MDKMKVPCSTGWRLLHMRGDLFTCPSTDALAHCISEDCRMGAGIAVLFKKKFHGVEELQAQKKQPGQCAVLERSGRFVYYLITKKKYNQKPTYDILKKSLVSMREHCLANGVNSISMPRIGCGLDKLEWENVSSIITEVFQDTKISITVYTI from the exons ATGGACAAGATGAAG GTCCCGTGCAGCACAGGATGGCGGCTGCTCCACATGAGAGGAGATTTGTTCACCTGTCCGTCCACCGATGCCCTGGCGCACTGCATCAGTGAGGACTGCCGCATGGGAGCAGGGATCGCCGTACTCTTCAAAAAGAAGTTTCATGGAGTTGAGGAGCTTCAGGCTCAGA AGAAGCAACCTGGGCAATGTGCAGTCCTTGAAAGATCTGGTCGGTTTGTGTATTACCTG ATCACAAAGAAAAAGTACAACCAAAAACCCACCTATGACATTCTCAAAAAGAGCCTTGTGTCTATGAGAGAACACTGCTTGGCCAATGGCGTTAACAGTATATCCATGCCTCG GATTGGCTGTGGTCTGGATAAATTGGAGTGGGAAAATGTGTCTTCCATTATTACAGAAGTCTTCCAGGACACAAAAATCTCCATCACTGTGTACACTATCTAG
- the oard1 gene encoding ADP-ribose glycohydrolase OARD1 isoform X2 produces MRGDLFTCPSTDALAHCISEDCRMGAGIAVLFKKKFHGVEELQAQKKQPGQCAVLERSGRFVYYLITKKKYNQKPTYDILKKSLVSMREHCLANGVNSISMPRIGCGLDKLEWENVSSIITEVFQDTKISITVYTI; encoded by the exons ATGAGAGGAGATTTGTTCACCTGTCCGTCCACCGATGCCCTGGCGCACTGCATCAGTGAGGACTGCCGCATGGGAGCAGGGATCGCCGTACTCTTCAAAAAGAAGTTTCATGGAGTTGAGGAGCTTCAGGCTCAGA AGAAGCAACCTGGGCAATGTGCAGTCCTTGAAAGATCTGGTCGGTTTGTGTATTACCTG ATCACAAAGAAAAAGTACAACCAAAAACCCACCTATGACATTCTCAAAAAGAGCCTTGTGTCTATGAGAGAACACTGCTTGGCCAATGGCGTTAACAGTATATCCATGCCTCG GATTGGCTGTGGTCTGGATAAATTGGAGTGGGAAAATGTGTCTTCCATTATTACAGAAGTCTTCCAGGACACAAAAATCTCCATCACTGTGTACACTATCTAG